The Lycium barbarum isolate Lr01 chromosome 9, ASM1917538v2, whole genome shotgun sequence genome has a segment encoding these proteins:
- the LOC132610359 gene encoding uncharacterized protein LOC132610359, translated as MALWMEAGSEPKTEKELADLDAISALKESTALELKENGNEYVKMGKKHYSDAVDCYTRAINQNALSDAEQSILYSNRAHVNLLLGNYRRALQDAEDATQLNPSNVKALYRAAKASLSLNLLAEAKGLCEKGLQHSSSNEELKKLAKQIDIQKSEKERRNAEVSKAVSSAKVLVSAFETRGLKIGKPMYQELTGLKKPTLDRSNILHWPVLLLYPEVMSSDFIEEFCETDMFSAHLDMMFSEGCPPLPWDKENAYTRDAIEVYYEACAGVCVSKRDILRYLLEGTAASHVEDFGDEESGSAQSLTKGNVSQADAARWVKINEKRTLYNVLKEPSCVVPGIPVFWVVSRNSSFYKDFKSGNWSPPELA; from the exons ATGGCGTTATGGATGGAAGCAGGTTCAGAACCAAAAACAGAGAAAGAATTAGCTGACCTTGATGCTATCTCTGCTCTCAAAGAATCTACCGCTCTTGAACTTAAG GAAAATGGCAACGAATATGTCAAGATGGGCAAGAAGCATTATTCCGATGCTGTTGATTGCTATACAAGGGCAATAAATCAAAATGCTTTAAGTGATGCTGAGCAGTCAATTCTCTATTCAAACAGAGCTCATGTCAATCTTCTCTTGGGAAATTATAGACGTGCACTCCAGGATGCAGAAGACGCAACCCAATTAAATCCAAGTAATGTTAAG GCTCTTTATAGAGCAGCGAAAGCATCATTGTCTCTGAATCTTTTGGCTGAAGCAAAAGGGCTCTGTGAGAAAGGTCTTCAGCACTCGTCATCTAATGAAGAACTGAAGAAGCTTGCTAAGCAGATTGATATACAAAAATCAGAAAAGGAACGGCGTAATGCTGAAGTGTCTAAAGCAGTATCTTCTGCTAAG GTCCTTGTTTCTGCATTCGAGACTAGAGGATTGAAGATTGGGAAGCCCATGTATCAAGAACTCACTGGACTAAAAAAGCCAACATTAGACAGAAGTAATATTCTTCACTGGCCCGTTCTTCTTCTGTATCCAGAGGTTATGTCCAGCGACTTCATAGAGGAGTTCTGTGAGACTGACATGTTTTCAGCGCATCTTGATATGAT GTTTTCAGAAGGTTGTCCACCTCTGCCATGGGACAAAGAAAATGCTTACACTCGTGATGCTATTGAGGTGTATTATGAG GCTTGTGCTGGTGTCTGTGTATCCAAGCGAGATATTCTTCGCTATCTGCTGGAAGGAACAGCTGCTTCTCATGTGGAAGACTTTGGTGATGAGGAGAGTGGTTCTGCTCAGAGTTTAACCAAGGGTAACGTTTCACAAG CGGATGCTGCTAGATGGGTCAAAATTAATGAGAAGAGAACACTTTATAACGTTCTAAAGGAACCAAGTTGTGTAGTTCCTGGGATTCCTG TGTTTTGGGTTGTCTCGCGGAACTCCAGCTTCTATAAAGACTTCAAATCTGGAAATTGGTCTCCTCCAGAACTGGCATGA